A single genomic interval of Oryzomonas sagensis harbors:
- a CDS encoding tetratricopeptide repeat protein — MTDKLLHELLRKGIDLLESGDAPGAVAVLEEYRKAYPDDPDGWFCCGDALAEGGSLDDAIASYREGLKRVPDDPDALTTLGDLYFEAARPREAIASYQRVLELDPKDADALVSIGLVYNSQERGDDAIRAYHQALELEPDNVFAWNALGDALYGQGDTEGAVEAYRKGIEIDPDDPAVHYNLGELYYDVEELEAAEEECREAVRLDPCFSMAYLTLGGICMDQERTRDAVHYFEQYLACEKSSQAEEMVAEVKAVVEGLKDELKE, encoded by the coding sequence ATGACCGACAAACTTCTTCACGAGCTTTTGCGTAAAGGTATTGATCTCCTTGAGTCGGGAGATGCGCCGGGGGCGGTCGCCGTTCTGGAGGAGTACCGAAAGGCGTATCCCGACGACCCGGACGGCTGGTTTTGTTGTGGGGACGCCCTGGCTGAGGGGGGGAGCCTGGACGACGCCATCGCCAGCTACCGCGAGGGTCTGAAGCGTGTGCCGGACGACCCGGATGCGCTGACAACCCTGGGGGACCTCTATTTCGAGGCCGCCCGGCCCCGTGAGGCCATTGCCAGCTACCAGCGCGTGCTGGAGCTGGACCCGAAGGATGCGGATGCGCTGGTCAGCATCGGCCTGGTCTACAACAGCCAGGAACGTGGCGATGATGCCATTCGTGCCTATCACCAGGCCCTCGAACTGGAACCGGACAATGTTTTTGCCTGGAATGCCCTGGGGGACGCCCTCTATGGGCAGGGGGATACTGAAGGCGCTGTGGAGGCCTACCGGAAAGGGATCGAGATCGATCCTGACGATCCCGCCGTTCACTACAACCTGGGAGAATTATATTACGACGTGGAAGAGTTGGAGGCGGCCGAAGAGGAGTGCCGCGAGGCCGTGCGGCTGGACCCCTGCTTCAGTATGGCCTACCTGACCCTGGGCGGTATCTGCATGGATCAGGAGCGGACCCGGGATGCCGTGCACTATTTCGAACAGTATCTCGCGTGCGAAAAATCTTCCCAGGCCGAGGAGATGGTCGCCGAGGTAAAGGCGGTGGTCGAAGGGCTGAAGGATGAACTGAAGGAATGA
- a CDS encoding acetate kinase encodes MIIMALNCGSSSVKYQLFDWERKEIVAKGMVERVIIGDSFIMHEVPGRETHHYEQDCPNHQAAIDLVIKTVTDPVTGVLKSVAEISAVGHRVVHGGEKFTCSVMIDGKVLDAVKEVQHLAPLHNPPNIEGIEAAQALMPTIPHVAIFDTAFHQTMPEYAYIYPLPYEWYEKYQVRRYGFHGTSHLYVSKRAAVLLGKSPKECNIITMHIGNGVSHCAIKNGISVDTTMGLTPLEGAVMGTRCGDIDPAIPAFMMQKENLSAKEIDSILNKKSGVMGITGRFTDRRDVIEHAQAGDLRCQLSLEIEAYRLKKYIGAFMSVVGRLDAVVFTAGVGEMGAPIREKAIEGLEHLGIILDRERNRNAMTRKRESLITTDDSPVKVFVIPTDEELVFTEDVVAILNGTYTDHMHFEYSFGKQDFVRK; translated from the coding sequence GGAGAGGGTCATCATCGGCGATTCGTTCATCATGCACGAGGTTCCCGGTCGCGAGACCCACCATTACGAGCAGGACTGCCCCAACCACCAGGCCGCCATCGACCTTGTCATCAAGACAGTCACCGACCCGGTCACCGGCGTGTTGAAGAGCGTGGCGGAGATCTCGGCCGTCGGCCACCGCGTGGTGCATGGCGGCGAGAAATTCACCTGCTCGGTGATGATCGACGGCAAGGTCCTTGATGCGGTCAAGGAGGTCCAGCATCTGGCCCCGCTCCATAATCCGCCCAATATCGAGGGGATCGAGGCGGCCCAGGCGCTCATGCCGACCATCCCCCACGTGGCCATTTTCGATACCGCATTCCACCAGACCATGCCGGAGTACGCCTATATCTACCCGCTGCCCTACGAGTGGTACGAGAAGTACCAGGTCCGGCGCTACGGCTTCCACGGCACCTCGCACCTGTATGTATCCAAACGCGCGGCCGTTCTCCTGGGCAAGTCCCCCAAAGAATGCAACATCATTACCATGCACATCGGCAACGGCGTTTCCCACTGCGCCATCAAAAACGGCATTTCAGTAGACACCACCATGGGGCTCACCCCGCTGGAAGGCGCCGTCATGGGGACGCGCTGCGGCGATATCGACCCGGCGATTCCCGCCTTCATGATGCAAAAGGAAAACCTGTCCGCCAAGGAGATCGACAGCATCCTCAACAAAAAGAGCGGCGTCATGGGCATCACCGGGCGATTCACCGACCGCCGGGATGTGATCGAGCACGCCCAGGCCGGCGACCTCCGGTGCCAGCTGTCCCTGGAGATAGAGGCCTATCGCCTGAAGAAATATATCGGCGCGTTCATGTCGGTCGTGGGCCGGCTGGATGCCGTGGTATTCACCGCCGGCGTCGGCGAGATGGGCGCCCCGATCCGCGAGAAGGCCATCGAGGGGCTGGAGCACTTGGGCATCATCCTGGACAGGGAACGCAACAGAAACGCCATGACCCGCAAGCGGGAGTCCCTGATCACCACGGACGATTCGCCGGTCAAGGTCTTCGTGATCCCCACCGACGAGGAATTGGTCTTCACCGAGGATGTGGTGGCCATCCTGAACGGTACCTATACCGATCACATGCACTTCGAATACTCGTTCGGCAAACAGGACTTTGTCCGAAAATAG